A genomic region of Chryseobacterium sp. KACC 21268 contains the following coding sequences:
- a CDS encoding T9SS type A sorting domain-containing protein — protein MKRIFTLSFIALIGAQSLTAQTTDVATGINYPWGIAFKGNDLYITEALTGSISKINVNDASPTPTLVMSGLSTAIELAFKGDELYINEFDAKKISKINITDATPTPVDVLTGITGEAYSLQIKGNDLYYAQYFENKISKIDLSNPTPTPTNVVTGVGTPSGLFFDGDVLYISESVGKKISKINITDPVPTASTVVTGLEDEPYTSILYGSDLYVLLASVGKIVKVDLSATNPTATDVVTGIALSRGMAIKDNYLYISDFIGNKISKLQLPTLAVNDFSKVNFQAYPNPVSDFLQISGLTKAENYTIFNISGMQLSKGVINNNQKINTENLKSGLYLIKLENGQTIKFIKK, from the coding sequence ATGAAGAGAATTTTTACTTTATCATTCATTGCGTTGATAGGCGCGCAAAGTCTAACTGCACAAACCACAGATGTGGCAACTGGAATCAACTATCCTTGGGGAATCGCCTTCAAAGGAAATGATTTGTACATCACAGAAGCATTGACCGGAAGCATTTCCAAAATCAATGTCAATGATGCATCGCCTACGCCAACTCTTGTTATGAGTGGATTGAGCACAGCCATTGAACTTGCATTCAAAGGTGATGAGCTTTACATTAATGAATTTGATGCCAAGAAAATTTCCAAAATAAATATTACAGATGCGACACCAACGCCAGTAGATGTTTTGACAGGAATCACAGGCGAAGCGTACTCTTTACAAATCAAAGGCAATGACCTTTATTACGCACAATATTTCGAAAACAAAATTTCAAAAATAGACCTAAGCAATCCTACACCCACGCCTACCAATGTTGTCACAGGAGTTGGCACGCCAAGCGGACTATTTTTCGACGGCGATGTGCTCTACATCTCTGAATCTGTTGGCAAAAAAATTTCAAAAATCAATATTACCGACCCAGTGCCAACTGCCTCCACTGTTGTGACAGGATTGGAGGATGAGCCTTACACAAGCATTCTTTATGGCAGTGATTTGTACGTTTTGCTTGCTTCGGTAGGAAAAATTGTGAAGGTAGACCTTTCGGCAACCAACCCAACCGCAACAGACGTTGTCACTGGAATTGCGTTGTCCCGAGGAATGGCAATCAAGGATAATTACTTGTACATCTCAGATTTCATCGGAAACAAAATCTCCAAATTGCAATTGCCGACTTTAGCTGTGAACGATTTTTCTAAAGTTAATTTCCAGGCTTATCCAAATCCTGTTTCCGACTTTCTTCAAATATCAGGTTTGACAAAGGCGGAAAACTATACCATTTTCAACATTTCTGGAATGCAGTTGAGCAAAGGCGTTATTAATAACAATCAGAAAATCAATACAGAAAATTTGAAATCTGGTCTATACTTAATCAAATTAGAAAACGGACAAACAATTAAGTTTATTAAAAAGTAG
- a CDS encoding FG-GAP repeat protein — protein sequence MKFKYKFFALLTLPFCFSNCNDKNEKPQTTQSSSENKTLVSIKTETKQKTISTEKAVKIAETQFKKYLPTILEAHNGYIDSQDTFTGDFTGDGVADVAIYFSLGSNDGGNVIVGQGIALYQNTGTSVKVIAGYEPDYLFNFKKISQGKIYVEKMEYAETDGRCCPSIKTEHVLKISGGKAY from the coding sequence ATGAAATTTAAATATAAATTTTTCGCATTACTGACTTTGCCTTTTTGTTTTTCAAATTGTAATGATAAAAACGAAAAGCCACAAACCACACAATCATCTTCGGAGAATAAAACTCTAGTTTCAATAAAAACTGAAACAAAACAAAAAACCATTTCGACAGAGAAAGCCGTAAAAATCGCGGAAACACAATTCAAAAAATATCTCCCAACGATTCTGGAAGCGCACAATGGCTACATCGATAGTCAGGATACTTTCACTGGAGATTTTACTGGAGATGGCGTTGCCGATGTTGCCATCTATTTTTCACTCGGTTCCAATGACGGCGGAAACGTTATCGTGGGACAGGGAATCGCATTATATCAAAACACGGGAACTTCTGTGAAGGTGATTGCTGGCTATGAGCCTGATTATTTATTTAATTTTAAAAAGATAAGCCAAGGCAAAATCTACGTCGAAAAAATGGAATATGCGGAAACCGACGGCAGATGCTGTCCGTCCATCAAAACAGAACACGTTTTGAAAATTTCGGGAGGAAAAGCATATTAA
- a CDS encoding glycosyltransferase gives MIPKKIHYCWFGGQAKTELVEHCIATWKKVHPDFEIVEWNESNAPLEDNNYVKEAFAQKKWAFVSDYVRSKVMLDHGGIYMDTDMELKLPLDEFLDEKAVCGFEVKGVPYSAFWMAEPNHQLSKDFVDYYDKQNGFVERINTDIFSEMLEKEYGADRYSDTIQKLKHDVTLYPSIYFSQDLPKNYVSHHFNGSWFGGDEENTHKKMVNTYGLLEQLVNQPDAKKAVESIINEHKIIDVNSILDLIPQEQIEAYLKA, from the coding sequence ATGATTCCAAAAAAAATACATTATTGTTGGTTTGGCGGACAGGCAAAAACCGAATTGGTAGAACATTGCATCGCCACTTGGAAAAAAGTGCATCCGGATTTTGAAATTGTGGAATGGAACGAAAGCAATGCACCTCTGGAAGACAACAACTACGTGAAAGAAGCTTTTGCTCAGAAAAAATGGGCATTTGTTTCGGATTATGTTCGCTCCAAAGTAATGCTGGACCACGGTGGAATCTATATGGACACGGATATGGAACTGAAACTTCCGCTGGATGAGTTTCTGGATGAGAAGGCCGTTTGCGGTTTCGAGGTGAAAGGTGTTCCTTATTCTGCATTTTGGATGGCAGAGCCGAATCATCAGCTTTCTAAGGATTTTGTAGATTATTACGACAAGCAAAATGGTTTTGTAGAGCGCATCAACACAGATATTTTTTCCGAAATGCTCGAGAAAGAATATGGCGCAGACCGCTACAGCGACACGATTCAAAAATTGAAACACGATGTGACGCTTTATCCATCCATCTATTTCTCTCAGGACTTACCGAAGAATTATGTGAGTCATCATTTCAACGGTTCCTGGTTTGGTGGTGATGAGGAAAATACACACAAAAAAATGGTCAATACTTACGGACTTTTGGAACAATTGGTCAATCAGCCCGATGCGAAAAAAGCGGTGGAAAGCATCATCAATGAACATAAAATCATCGATGTAAATTCCATCTTAGACTTGATTCCGCAAGAACAAATTGAAGCTTATTTGAAAGCTTAA
- a CDS encoding alpha-amylase family glycosyl hydrolase, translated as MENQPENNYQPKKYVELSTPDWVKNTTLYELNVRQFSEEGNFQAVEKQLPRLKKMGIDIIWLMPINPIGELHRKGSLGSYYSVKDYLGINAEFGTEDDFRSLVKAIHNQGMYVILDWVANHTSWDNHLVDEHPEWYMKSRKGTFQSTRWRDYDDIIELNYKEPELRKYMTDAMKYWVEEYNIDGFRCDIASFVPIDFWENARAELDKIKPIFMLAEAEDKELHRKAFDSTYNWTLWNILHQIVQNDLSVKTLTEAYIAEHVSIFPKAGIRMNFIDNHDKNSWEGNQYDNFGEALEATTVFTFLMDGIPLVYSGQEAGLDRSLEFFEKDPIHWTPHKFEKLYTTLFSLKHQNQALWNGDWGGEMVRIMNDRMDQVISFVREKNGDKVLAFVNLSKELIMVQFDTSFDKGIYKNLFTGEEKTVSETVIITMEPWEYLVLHQTQSKLD; from the coding sequence ATGGAAAATCAGCCTGAGAACAATTACCAGCCAAAGAAATACGTAGAACTTTCCACGCCCGATTGGGTGAAAAATACAACGCTTTATGAACTGAATGTCCGGCAGTTTTCCGAAGAAGGTAATTTTCAGGCCGTCGAAAAACAACTTCCAAGACTCAAGAAAATGGGAATCGATATCATCTGGTTGATGCCCATCAATCCGATTGGAGAATTGCACCGGAAAGGCAGTTTGGGCAGTTATTATTCGGTGAAAGATTATTTGGGAATCAATGCGGAGTTTGGGACGGAAGATGATTTTCGAAGTTTGGTCAAAGCGATTCACAATCAAGGAATGTACGTGATTTTGGATTGGGTTGCGAATCACACGAGTTGGGACAATCATTTGGTTGATGAACATCCCGAATGGTATATGAAATCCAGAAAAGGAACTTTCCAATCCACGCGCTGGCGGGATTATGATGATATTATCGAACTTAATTACAAGGAACCGGAACTCCGAAAATATATGACCGACGCGATGAAATATTGGGTCGAAGAATATAACATCGATGGCTTCCGTTGTGACATTGCAAGTTTTGTCCCGATTGATTTTTGGGAAAATGCAAGAGCAGAACTTGACAAAATAAAACCGATTTTTATGCTCGCAGAAGCCGAAGACAAAGAACTTCACCGCAAGGCTTTTGATTCCACGTACAACTGGACGCTTTGGAATATTCTTCATCAGATTGTTCAGAATGACCTGAGCGTGAAAACCCTTACTGAAGCTTACATTGCAGAACACGTTTCCATTTTCCCAAAAGCCGGAATACGAATGAATTTCATCGACAATCACGACAAGAATTCCTGGGAAGGCAATCAGTACGATAATTTTGGTGAAGCGTTGGAAGCGACCACTGTTTTTACTTTTTTGATGGACGGCATTCCGTTGGTTTACAGCGGACAAGAAGCTGGACTCGACCGCTCTCTAGAATTTTTTGAAAAAGACCCGATTCACTGGACACCTCACAAATTCGAAAAGCTCTACACCACTCTATTTTCATTAAAACATCAAAACCAAGCGCTCTGGAACGGCGATTGGGGCGGAGAAATGGTGAGAATTATGAATGACCGAATGGACCAGGTGATTTCCTTTGTTCGAGAAAAAAATGGCGACAAAGTTTTAGCATTTGTCAATCTCAGCAAGGAATTGATTATGGTACAATTTGATACGTCATTTGACAAGGGAATTTATAAAAATCTTTTTACCGGCGAAGAAAAAACGGTTTCCGAAACCGTCATCATCACTATGGAGCCTTGGGAATATTTGGTTTTGCATCAAACACAATCAAAACTGGACTGA
- a CDS encoding TIGR00730 family Rossman fold protein, with the protein MKRVTVFCGSSFGTDEIYKTQAILLGNKLAEENIGLVYGGANVGLMGAVADGVLEKGGEVFGVLPNFLRSKEVAHDHLTELFLVETMHERKTKMNDLCDGVIALPGGFGTLEEFFEMLTWAQLGLHKKPIAILNINGFYDSLITFIQTTVDKGFLKQVNQDMLIVSDNIEELLDKMKNYEAPTVGKWITKEEV; encoded by the coding sequence ATGAAAAGAGTAACAGTATTTTGCGGTTCCAGCTTCGGAACCGATGAGATTTATAAAACACAAGCCATTTTATTAGGAAACAAACTGGCAGAAGAAAATATCGGATTGGTCTATGGCGGTGCAAACGTCGGATTGATGGGCGCTGTCGCAGATGGCGTTTTGGAAAAAGGTGGCGAGGTTTTTGGTGTTTTGCCCAACTTCCTCAGGTCAAAAGAAGTTGCCCACGACCACCTGACCGAATTATTTTTGGTTGAAACAATGCACGAACGAAAAACCAAAATGAACGACCTTTGCGATGGCGTGATTGCTTTGCCAGGCGGTTTTGGAACTTTGGAAGAGTTTTTCGAAATGCTGACCTGGGCGCAATTGGGGCTTCACAAAAAACCAATCGCCATCCTGAATATCAATGGATTTTATGATTCATTGATTACATTCATTCAAACGACCGTTGACAAAGGTTTTCTCAAACAAGTGAACCAAGATATGCTCATCGTAAGCGATAATATCGAAGAATTGTTGGACAAGATGAAAAATTACGAAGCACCAACTGTCGGAAAGTGGATTACAAAAGAAGAGGTTTAG
- a CDS encoding Crp/Fnr family transcriptional regulator: MEKLRTHIEEIVSLTDDEFDLIKPFFTPKRTLKNQFLINEGDDAQYEFLVLSGIFKVFYLDEQGKEFILQFAKENWWMSDYQAFFQNKKATMYIECIEAGEVLVSTLEGREKLSSELHKMEHFYRMKLTNGYIALQQRVKLLLSSTPQQRYEEFSKFYPDLLQSIPKKLIAEYLGVSRETLSRLYSK, encoded by the coding sequence ATGGAAAAACTGCGCACGCATATTGAAGAAATCGTCTCATTGACGGATGATGAATTTGATTTGATAAAACCATTCTTCACGCCAAAACGAACGTTGAAAAATCAGTTTCTCATTAATGAAGGTGATGATGCTCAGTATGAATTTTTGGTTCTGTCAGGCATCTTCAAAGTTTTCTATCTGGACGAGCAAGGCAAGGAATTTATTCTGCAATTTGCGAAAGAAAATTGGTGGATGTCCGATTATCAGGCATTTTTCCAAAATAAAAAAGCAACAATGTACATCGAATGTATCGAAGCTGGCGAAGTTTTGGTCTCTACTTTGGAAGGCAGGGAAAAACTGTCGTCGGAGCTCCACAAGATGGAACATTTCTACAGAATGAAATTGACCAATGGCTACATCGCGCTCCAGCAACGCGTCAAACTTTTGCTTTCCAGCACGCCACAACAGCGGTACGAAGAATTCTCAAAGTTCTATCCCGACTTGCTTCAAAGCATTCCAAAAAAGCTGATTGCGGAATATCTCGGTGTCAGTCGGGAGACGCTCAGCAGACTTTATTCCAAATAA
- a CDS encoding type 1 glutamine amidotransferase domain-containing protein, with protein sequence MKKKILIIVSNANEIGPNNRRTGTFLPEVAHPYADFEKAGFQIDFASLTGETPYLDGLDLAGDPDNLKFLTGDGWAEMQKATKLSDVDTTVYDAVFTPGGLAPMVDMPEHQTLKSVLAETYERGAVVGAVCHGPVSLLNVKLSNGKYLVDGKNITSFTTEEESMYAIADVPFDLQTELSKQGAIFHAETAWSAHSIADGNLVTGQNPESARGVGEKIVALLNQKN encoded by the coding sequence ATGAAAAAGAAAATCTTAATCATCGTTTCAAACGCCAACGAAATTGGACCAAACAACAGAAGAACTGGAACATTCTTACCAGAAGTAGCGCATCCATACGCAGATTTCGAAAAGGCCGGATTCCAAATCGATTTTGCTTCATTGACTGGCGAAACACCTTACCTTGACGGATTGGACCTTGCCGGCGACCCAGACAATTTGAAATTCTTAACGGGTGACGGTTGGGCAGAAATGCAAAAAGCGACTAAACTAAGCGATGTGGACACGACCGTTTATGATGCCGTTTTCACGCCAGGCGGATTGGCTCCGATGGTCGATATGCCGGAACATCAAACTTTGAAAAGTGTACTTGCCGAAACTTATGAGCGCGGTGCAGTTGTAGGCGCAGTTTGTCACGGTCCTGTTTCCTTGTTGAATGTAAAACTGAGCAACGGAAAATATTTGGTTGATGGAAAAAACATCACTTCATTCACTACAGAAGAAGAATCGATGTACGCAATTGCCGATGTTCCTTTTGACCTTCAAACCGAACTATCAAAACAAGGCGCCATCTTCCACGCAGAAACCGCTTGGTCAGCGCACAGCATTGCAGACGGAAATCTTGTGACAGGTCAAAACCCTGAATCCGCGAGAGGTGTTGGAGAGAAAATTGTGGCTTTATTAAATCAAAAAAATTAA
- a CDS encoding putative quinol monooxygenase, with product MENQTQAIFIFAKWQVKNGNLQTVLNLLPSLIEKSTMEEGNIFYKIYQDNSDSNILILNESYKDMASIEVHKNSEHYQEIAVKQIIPLLENREVILASELGL from the coding sequence ATGGAAAATCAAACACAAGCTATTTTCATCTTCGCCAAATGGCAAGTAAAGAATGGAAATCTACAAACCGTTTTGAATTTGCTTCCATCATTAATTGAAAAAAGTACAATGGAAGAAGGAAATATATTTTACAAAATCTATCAAGATAATTCGGACAGCAATATTTTGATACTGAATGAGAGTTATAAAGATATGGCGAGCATCGAAGTTCATAAAAACTCCGAGCATTATCAGGAAATTGCAGTAAAGCAAATCATTCCGTTGTTGGAAAATAGAGAAGTTATCTTGGCTTCGGAACTTGGTCTGTAA
- a CDS encoding Crp/Fnr family transcriptional regulator, translated as MTIDQILDDIYPIPDSSKSLVKKYISLIKYPKGQIIINVDKIESNVYFIKQGIARAFSNDSENEITFWFGKEGSTVLSMMSYISNEKGYEDVELLEDSELYQIKSSDLQDLFIKDIHLANWGRKFAEKELAKTEQLFISRQTKTATERYIELLEKTPHLIQRVQLRYIASYLGITQVSLSRIRAEIK; from the coding sequence ATGACCATCGACCAAATACTCGACGACATCTACCCGATTCCAGATTCATCAAAATCATTGGTCAAAAAATATATCAGCTTAATTAAATATCCAAAAGGACAAATCATCATCAATGTAGATAAGATAGAATCGAATGTCTATTTTATCAAACAGGGAATTGCAAGAGCATTTTCTAATGACAGCGAAAATGAGATCACTTTTTGGTTTGGTAAAGAAGGAAGCACTGTTCTGTCTATGATGAGCTACATTTCCAACGAAAAGGGATACGAGGACGTCGAGCTTTTGGAAGATTCGGAATTATATCAAATTAAGTCTAGCGATCTGCAGGATCTTTTCATTAAGGACATTCATCTGGCCAATTGGGGACGAAAATTTGCAGAAAAAGAGTTGGCGAAAACCGAGCAACTTTTCATTTCTCGACAGACAAAGACGGCTACAGAACGCTATATCGAACTTTTGGAGAAAACGCCACATCTCATTCAGCGTGTTCAATTGCGCTATATTGCGTCTTATCTTGGGATCACACAAGTCAGTCTGAGCAGAATCAGGGCCGAGATCAAATAG
- a CDS encoding multidrug efflux SMR transporter, translating into MNWIILIIAGLFEVAFAYCLGKAKETSGNEMYLWYAGFLLALVTSMSLLIKATQTLPIGTAYAVWTGIGAVGTVLVGILVFKEPATFLRIFFLITLIGSIVGLKAVAH; encoded by the coding sequence ATGAATTGGATCATATTGATTATCGCGGGACTGTTTGAAGTGGCATTTGCTTATTGTCTTGGAAAGGCAAAAGAAACTTCTGGGAATGAAATGTACTTGTGGTACGCAGGATTTCTCCTGGCTTTGGTAACGAGTATGAGTCTTCTGATCAAGGCGACGCAAACTTTGCCCATCGGAACAGCTTACGCCGTCTGGACAGGAATTGGTGCTGTCGGAACTGTACTGGTAGGCATTTTGGTCTTCAAAGAACCAGCAACATTCTTGAGGATATTCTTTCTTATCACATTGATAGGTTCGATAGTTGGACTAAAAGCAGTTGCGCATTAA
- a CDS encoding MBL fold metallo-hydrolase, translating into MDGTVPVDANQLLKSEHEHQVDDLLKESFINNPVETSINAYLIKTNNRLILVDTGAGALFNDSASGNIVESLGNAGYHPEQITDILLTHIHLDHSGGLTVNGKIQFPNATIHVDQKEIDFWLKHENQDKDEPRGYPSNRPAFLTLKPYLKKGSVKTFEGEFELFPGLKSVAYYGHTFGHCAFVLESNSEKMVFLGDLVHIAAVQFHAPTLANEFDFDKTKAAKQRKKIYAEASSENYLIAADHIPFPGFGRLRKSNNCYKWIPVNFSSTGKTK; encoded by the coding sequence TTGGACGGAACAGTTCCTGTGGATGCCAATCAATTATTAAAGTCTGAGCATGAGCATCAGGTAGATGATTTATTGAAAGAATCTTTTATTAATAATCCTGTTGAAACTTCTATTAATGCTTATTTAATTAAGACAAATAATCGTCTTATTCTGGTTGATACAGGAGCAGGTGCGTTATTTAATGATTCTGCATCGGGAAATATAGTGGAGAGCTTAGGAAATGCTGGCTATCATCCGGAACAAATTACAGATATATTATTAACGCACATTCACCTGGATCATTCCGGAGGTCTGACGGTTAATGGAAAAATACAGTTCCCAAATGCAACAATACATGTAGATCAAAAAGAAATTGATTTTTGGTTAAAGCACGAAAATCAGGATAAAGATGAACCGCGGGGATATCCTTCAAATCGGCCAGCTTTTTTAACTTTAAAGCCGTATTTGAAAAAAGGAAGTGTTAAAACATTTGAAGGAGAATTTGAACTTTTCCCGGGTCTCAAATCTGTTGCTTATTACGGACATACCTTTGGACACTGCGCCTTTGTTTTGGAAAGTAACAGTGAGAAAATGGTTTTTCTAGGCGACTTGGTTCATATTGCAGCAGTCCAATTCCACGCACCAACGCTGGCTAATGAATTTGATTTCGATAAAACAAAAGCAGCTAAGCAGCGAAAAAAAATATATGCTGAAGCGTCATCAGAAAATTATCTAATTGCAGCAGATCATATTCCTTTTCCAGGCTTTGGAAGATTAAGAAAATCAAATAATTGCTACAAATGGATTCCTGTAAATTTCAGCAGTACTGGAAAAACCAAGTAA
- a CDS encoding helix-turn-helix domain-containing protein, giving the protein MKKDFFTCSNCPMTRTMATIGSKWKPIIIYALGARTLRFGQIHVRIDIISKKVLTDQLKELEQDGILIRTVFKEIPPRVEYHLTEKGLELLPILNMMTLWNSKYSETESKTEIES; this is encoded by the coding sequence ATGAAAAAAGATTTTTTCACCTGCAGCAATTGTCCGATGACTAGAACTATGGCAACGATTGGCTCCAAATGGAAACCAATCATCATCTACGCATTGGGCGCTCGCACACTTCGTTTCGGACAGATCCACGTGCGTATTGATATTATTTCAAAGAAAGTTTTGACAGATCAGCTGAAAGAACTTGAGCAGGACGGCATTCTCATTCGTACAGTTTTTAAAGAAATTCCGCCAAGAGTAGAATATCATCTGACAGAAAAAGGTTTGGAACTTCTTCCAATTCTAAATATGATGACTTTGTGGAACAGCAAATACTCGGAAACAGAAAGTAAAACTGAAATAGAATCATAG
- a CDS encoding SMR family transporter encodes MKYLFLGLAICLEVFGTSCLSRSENFTKLWPSLLTIIAFTGCFYFFSHAIREIPLGIAYAIWAGLGIVLTALVSVFFFKQKLDLPAFLGIGIIIFGVLVINLFSKSSTH; translated from the coding sequence ATGAAATATCTGTTTTTAGGACTGGCAATCTGCCTGGAAGTTTTTGGAACAAGTTGTTTGAGCAGATCAGAAAACTTCACAAAACTGTGGCCCAGTCTCCTCACCATTATTGCATTCACGGGTTGTTTTTATTTCTTTTCGCACGCTATCCGGGAGATTCCGCTAGGTATTGCTTATGCGATCTGGGCTGGTTTGGGAATTGTTTTGACGGCCTTGGTTTCTGTTTTCTTTTTCAAACAAAAATTAGATTTACCGGCGTTCCTTGGAATAGGAATTATCATCTTTGGTGTTCTTGTGATCAATTTATTTTCAAAGTCATCCACACATTAG
- a CDS encoding YdeI/OmpD-associated family protein, translated as MNQKPTEILETFYPETPEQWRDWLRENHTREKGIWLLQYNKKSGKPSISWSDAVDEALCYGWIDSLKKKLSEESSIQYFGKRKPKSTWSKINKQKIEKLTSENRMCQAGLDIIIIAKDNGSWEILDSVEELLVPEDLMLELSIRAGAADFFHSLSNSAKKMMLQWLVLAKRPETRQKRIMEIAEAAEKKMKPKQF; from the coding sequence ATGAATCAGAAACCTACGGAAATATTAGAAACTTTCTACCCCGAAACGCCAGAGCAATGGCGAGACTGGCTCCGGGAAAATCACACGCGTGAGAAAGGAATTTGGCTTCTGCAGTACAACAAGAAATCTGGTAAACCATCGATTAGCTGGAGTGACGCCGTGGATGAGGCTCTTTGCTATGGGTGGATAGACAGCCTCAAGAAAAAACTGAGTGAAGAATCCTCCATCCAATATTTCGGGAAACGAAAACCCAAAAGCACCTGGTCCAAAATTAATAAACAAAAAATCGAAAAACTTACCTCCGAAAACCGAATGTGCCAAGCTGGACTAGACATCATCATTATTGCAAAAGATAATGGCTCTTGGGAAATACTGGACAGTGTCGAAGAACTTCTGGTCCCAGAAGATCTTATGCTGGAACTTTCCATCCGAGCAGGTGCCGCCGACTTTTTCCATAGCCTGAGCAATTCTGCAAAGAAGATGATGCTGCAATGGCTCGTCCTGGCAAAAAGACCGGAAACCAGGCAAAAGAGAATTATGGAGATTGCAGAAGCAGCAGAAAAGAAGATGAAACCAAAACAGTTTTGA
- a CDS encoding OmpA family protein translates to MKSKLTILSLALACPAVMFSQEMMQTTTNTNSVERTTLKSDSTRFNSWSVSFGGGIPLMQNADLKSIQSGNTLVGYSAYFSIDKALSHSFSLKLQYDRGETRQGYFNTKDAAPANASTSLQVGARTQYDAISLLGDINFSNLLRRVDSNADYRWAIHGYAGVGVLAYRAYQKDETGQRLMTENKPFKFNSLFGQAGVGLKYKISNRVDIEGRVMYVVTGDEAFDGGGSDQYSAVNRISSHTSDNFFNPTLGLTINLGKNRPNLMWHDPLDEAYTKIDELETKIDNIKLCKTGDADNDGVCDDWDRQLDTPAGARVDGAGVALDVDMDGVIDLNDKCVTVPGPVENNGCPVTNSDNGMVSSDETAMSAIEFDLNSDRILPNNTPILNSAISYINSTSGSYTVVGATDTRGTEAYNQALSQRRADNVKQYLITNGASSSKLDAIGNGKTDLKYPECDPASKCPEWKNKANRRVYFKAK, encoded by the coding sequence ATGAAATCAAAATTAACCATTTTGTCGTTGGCCTTGGCGTGCCCGGCAGTGATGTTCTCGCAAGAAATGATGCAGACAACCACAAACACTAACTCTGTTGAAAGAACTACTTTAAAATCAGACTCTACAAGATTCAACAGCTGGTCTGTTTCATTTGGTGGTGGTATTCCATTGATGCAAAACGCAGATTTGAAATCTATCCAAAGTGGTAACACGCTTGTAGGCTATTCAGCTTATTTCAGTATAGACAAGGCTCTTTCGCATTCATTCAGTTTGAAGTTACAATATGACCGTGGTGAGACCAGACAAGGTTATTTCAACACTAAAGATGCAGCACCTGCCAATGCATCAACTTCTTTACAAGTTGGAGCAAGAACACAATATGATGCAATCTCACTTTTGGGAGACATCAATTTCTCAAACCTTCTAAGGAGAGTTGACAGCAATGCAGACTACAGATGGGCAATCCACGGATATGCTGGTGTAGGTGTATTAGCTTACAGAGCTTACCAAAAAGATGAGACTGGACAAAGATTAATGACAGAAAACAAACCATTTAAATTCAACTCACTATTCGGACAGGCTGGTGTTGGTTTGAAATATAAAATCAGTAATAGAGTTGATATCGAAGGTAGAGTAATGTACGTTGTAACCGGAGACGAAGCATTTGACGGTGGTGGAAGTGATCAATACAGTGCTGTAAACAGAATCAGTTCTCATACTTCTGATAATTTCTTCAACCCGACGTTGGGTCTTACCATCAACTTGGGCAAAAACAGACCAAACCTAATGTGGCATGACCCATTGGATGAGGCTTACACAAAAATTGACGAACTTGAAACAAAAATCGATAACATCAAATTGTGTAAAACAGGAGATGCTGACAATGATGGAGTTTGCGACGACTGGGACAGACAGCTTGATACTCCGGCAGGTGCTAGAGTGGATGGTGCAGGTGTAGCATTGGACGTTGATATGGATGGTGTAATCGATCTTAATGATAAATGTGTAACAGTTCCAGGTCCGGTAGAAAACAATGGTTGTCCTGTAACGAATTCAGACAATGGTATGGTATCATCTGACGAAACTGCAATGAGTGCAATCGAATTCGATCTTAACTCAGACAGAATCTTGCCAAACAACACGCCGATTCTTAACAGCGCCATCAGTTACATCAATTCTACCAGTGGTTCTTACACTGTTGTAGGAGCAACTGATACGAGAGGAACAGAGGCTTATAACCAAGCACTTTCTCAAAGAAGAGCGGACAATGTAAAACAATATTTAATTACGAATGGCGCAAGCTCTTCAAAATTGGATGCCATCGGAAATGGAAAAACGGATCTGAAATATCCAGAATGTGATCCTGCTTCAAAATGTCCTGAATGGAAAAACAAAGCTAATAGAAGAGTGTATTTTAAAGCAAAATAA